The sequence below is a genomic window from Gossypium hirsutum isolate 1008001.06 chromosome A11, Gossypium_hirsutum_v2.1, whole genome shotgun sequence.
catcaaattttaaataaattaaaaataatttaagataaaaactttcaactaataaatatatattgataaatataatattctcaattatataaaaaaaaatatcagattaaattcaaaattgacATGCACGATGAATGCAAATATATTACTAAATCCAATGGTtggataattaaaattttaatactataaaatgttatttatagcattttatatgtatatatgtacacaGGCAATTTCTATGGAGAAGAAAAGTGAAAACGCACCTACTTCAGCAGAGATCCCTGGTCCAAAGAACGAAGCAAATTTTGCCTAAGAAGCCAtcattttagttaaaattaagGAATTAAAGAATAATAATGTCTTAAATTCACATACCATAACTTAATAGGTAGACATGTTCACGAGTCAGGTCACACAGCTAAGACTTGAAATTTGTTTTTTAGAACTGTTTTGGCCGATTGGATCCAGATTCTTGACACGAATTGATTAatcatttaatataaaaataaatttatttttactttatttgatTGGCCAACACATTCATCCGTTTGGATCGCTTTTTACACTGAATGTGTTTTAATTATTTCAAGCTTGTTCACGTTTTTGGAGGGTTATAATCTATGCCTATGTTCAAATATGTTTGACACATAGAGTGTTAAACATGGAAACATCAAGTAAAATAAGAAATCAAAACAGTACGAGCATATTAGTTTACCTGTCTCTTTTCGAAATCCGACAACTCCAAAGCTTTAGCCTCAAACACCAGGACTAAACAATATTTACCATCTTCTGTGACCTAAGAcatggtaaaaaaataaaaagtaaagcaTCAAACATCACTTTGGAAATGGAAAGACACTAAAGTTATATTACTCGAATTTTTAGGTGTGCATCTCGAATATTAATACGAGGcgtatatttttcatttatttggaTGGTTCTTGGAGAGTCATATCCCAAACGCTTACGCAAATGTGTTGGACAAGAATACTTCAAGAAAAGGAAGAGTTGTGGTAACATATTGCCGAAATATTCTTCAGAAATCAcatatgtttattttatatgcCATAGGGGAAAAACAAGTTCCCATATTGGACGCATTTGCTTATTAATGTACTCTTAAGTCGTGTTCATCAAAATTGCGAATGACAAACACCAATGATATTTTCCATTTATGatcagcaaaaaaaaaatttcatgctaGAGATTAAACCGAAGTTCAAAAAACTTACTTCTTCCCGGATCATTTGAAGAATAGGTGCATTTCTCCGAGGAATGCCTCCGCCCTGAAAGTTGATACAGAAAAAGAGCTGACATCAAATAACTTAAATTTGGATATAGGAAATTTTACAACACATAGCAAATTGGCAATGAATTAGGTTCGATTTCCCCCATTATATGTAGGGGTTGGTTATTGTTCAATAATTTTTGTGATAGCGTTTACAGATTAAAAAACATATTACATGTTACTTGGATTCAAATGCAAGTGTCAAATAGTGCATGTGTTCAACACTGGTATGGCCAGAtattttaaagttgtttcatgtGTTCGGAGGATCTTTAGAGATTATATCCTTATATTCATTTTTCGAATATGAGTGTCAAACATTGATACTTAAACAAAAGTAAAGAGTCAGAGTAACATAAGAAATACCAGACCAAACTGGAAAATCCGTTTCAATGCCTCATCCAAATGCTGTTCATCCCCGTAGCGATATCTCGTAACATCATTCCTTACCTAATGAAAGCTAAACAAAAGTCATTTTTTGAATAAGCACAGATGTAGTCCCATGATGGTGGACAGGTTGACAAATTCAAGTTGGAAATTGAAGATACTAATGCAACCTAATTTAGCCATTGTGCAGAGAAGCTAAGTTACTCCAACTTCGGTGTGAGTGTTGCAAATGAGTTTGGATGAAGAATCTGATTTGGAAAGTACCTGCTTAAGGATAGGAGTGGCAGCGGTTTCCCTCAACATTTGAGCATCCGAATAAGTCAAGCATGGCACCGGTTTCAGTTCTGCGTACTGTAATACAACCGACAACCGAATAAGATCATGATGAAAATGTATAGTCAGGCTTTCCCAACATAAGCCCAGACAAAGTTGAACCATCATGCATCAAGCAACTATGTCGTGGAAGTCCTAATTTCAGATATCTGAATCCACTATTTGATGAGGAAATATGAAACATAATGTTTTCAAATATCCATTTCAATCCTACTCCAAGGAAGAAAACATTTACCTTGAGGGCCATTCCGATTATTGCAAGAGGGAAGCCGTAAGTCAGCATTATCGCGGACCATTCGGATCCCGGAAGAATGTTGAAGTATGCCCCAAAACCATACCTGTATGTTCAGAATGTAACCAAGTATAAACCAAATACGCTAAAGAGAAAGAGGGAAACACCAACTGGTAAAGTACTCACGAGAGGAGCGAAATTCCAACACCGAGTCCAACAACACCAAATGAAAGCTGCAAATAAACAATTATCAATAATTATATTCATCCGAGTATAAGAAGACAAGAgaaatacacacacacacacacacacacacacacacacacacacatacatacaaACACTAGCAATTATAAGCATTATCAAACTATTTCTCTAACTAGTTTTAACTTTAAATCAGAATCAAGGTTATGAATTTCTGGAAATAGGGTAACTACGCAATATCAAGATGCCTTCAAGGTAGGCCTAGCAATTTGTATATAATACCAAACCTATACTTCAACTGAACAACCACCTCGTTCAaaatcataaaaagaaaaaaaaaactcctttagaaaggaaaaaaaaaaagattgattaCCTTGGACAATGAGAATCCATCATCAGCGACAATGGTTTTTGCTGAATTAGGCTGAGAAGTTGAATCGGCCGCTTTTGTTATGAAAGTAAGTTTAAGACTATGGGGTCGGGAGATTGACGCGGCGGGGTGGAACTGCCGGTTTGATGGAGGCGGCGGAGATAAAAACCAACGACGGTGATTTAGGTAGTGATGATGGGAGTGGATGATTATAGCCGCCGTTGATGGTGGTGATATTGCtttcatttttttgtaaatttctcTGCGTTTCCCGTGAAATTACtttggttttcttcttcttttggttTGGAATTTGAGTGTTATTATCTTTTGGCGTGGGAATGAGAGGCTGTGGTTGGTTAGAGTCTCAGCTTCATGTTTCAACCGCCAAATTACATATGACTCTACGTGTCACTAATGTTTTTCTCTAATATTTTTTGTCcttcacttttttatttttatattttgttcatcACTTTTAggatcatctttttcttttgttttttatctCTAGAATTTCACAAATTTGAATTG
It includes:
- the LOC107893765 gene encoding thylakoid membrane protein slr0575, with product MKAISPPSTAAIIIHSHHHYLNHRRWFLSPPPPSNRQFHPAASISRPHSLKLTFITKAADSTSQPNSAKTIVADDGFSLSKLSFGVVGLGVGISLLSYGFGAYFNILPGSEWSAIMLTYGFPLAIIGMALKYAELKPVPCLTYSDAQMLRETAATPILKQVRNDVTRYRYGDEQHLDEALKRIFQFGLGGGIPRRNAPILQMIREEVTEDGKYCLVLVFEAKALELSDFEKRQAKFASFFGPGISAEVGKGENNLYEVRLISNSTYNASSSTS